One region of Microbacterium sufflavum genomic DNA includes:
- the mtrB gene encoding MtrAB system histidine kinase MtrB has product MAATTATTAVAVLRDWRGWPAVISALWRRSLRFRTLAITLVATSLAIFITCVTMALVIQNDLFVSRKNVALEDARRAVDQAQSILDVAEVGDDPAALTDLWNSIPDTLARTSSADQLAGFKIEDEPGGVRLNGFTAGLTANLLSPELKTRVEELDYVQAWQSVALPVEDGGEVPGIIVGQQLQVPEAGPFAIYFAYDLADADQTLVFVQRTLWIAGIGLVAIVAAISWIVLRTVSTPIVQAAETSARLAAGDLGVRLEVHGEDELATLGRSFNAMADSIEAQIKELGELSMVQQRFVSDVSHELRTPLTTIRLAADMLNDHRDEFDATTARATELLHAQVQRFETLLSDLLEISRYDAGSVQLELEATSLAHLAEDVIEQMRPLADGRGSELRLVAPGGYSPVDMDPRRVRRVLRNLVGNAIEHGEGRPIVVTVDSNQHAVAAGVRDFGLGMDPADAERVFDRFWRADPSRQRTIGGTGLGLSIALGDATLHGGTLAVWSELGVGSNFVLTIPRHDGVLDGPSPVPVEPQEPLAELGDATQPISIAEMYSELLEGREEP; this is encoded by the coding sequence ATGGCCGCGACGACAGCGACCACGGCCGTCGCTGTGCTGCGCGACTGGCGTGGCTGGCCGGCCGTGATCTCGGCGCTGTGGCGGCGGTCGCTGCGGTTCCGCACCCTGGCGATCACCCTGGTCGCGACCTCGCTGGCGATCTTCATCACGTGCGTCACCATGGCGCTCGTGATCCAGAACGACCTGTTCGTCTCCCGCAAGAACGTCGCTCTGGAGGACGCGCGCCGCGCGGTCGACCAGGCGCAGAGCATCCTCGACGTGGCCGAGGTGGGCGACGACCCCGCGGCGCTCACCGACCTGTGGAACAGCATCCCCGACACGCTGGCGCGCACGTCCAGCGCCGATCAGCTGGCCGGGTTCAAGATCGAGGATGAGCCGGGAGGGGTGCGACTGAACGGCTTCACGGCCGGCCTCACCGCCAACCTCCTCAGCCCCGAGCTGAAGACGAGGGTGGAGGAGCTCGACTACGTCCAGGCGTGGCAGTCGGTCGCGCTGCCGGTCGAGGACGGGGGAGAGGTTCCCGGCATCATCGTGGGGCAGCAGCTCCAGGTGCCGGAGGCCGGCCCGTTCGCGATCTACTTCGCGTACGACCTGGCCGATGCCGATCAGACGCTGGTGTTCGTGCAGCGCACGCTGTGGATCGCCGGGATCGGCCTGGTGGCGATCGTCGCCGCGATCTCGTGGATCGTGCTGCGGACGGTGTCGACGCCGATCGTGCAGGCCGCGGAGACCAGCGCGCGCCTCGCCGCGGGCGACCTCGGCGTGCGGCTGGAGGTGCACGGCGAGGATGAGCTCGCGACCCTCGGCCGGTCGTTCAACGCCATGGCCGACAGCATCGAGGCGCAGATCAAGGAGCTCGGGGAGCTGTCGATGGTGCAGCAGCGCTTCGTGTCGGACGTCTCCCACGAGCTCCGCACGCCGCTGACGACGATCCGTCTCGCCGCCGACATGCTCAACGACCACCGTGACGAGTTCGACGCGACCACCGCCAGGGCGACCGAACTGCTGCACGCGCAGGTGCAGCGCTTCGAGACTCTGCTGTCCGACCTGCTGGAGATCAGCCGGTACGACGCGGGGTCCGTGCAGCTGGAGCTCGAGGCGACGAGCCTCGCGCACCTCGCGGAAGACGTCATCGAGCAGATGCGGCCGCTCGCCGACGGCCGCGGCTCGGAGCTGCGGCTCGTCGCACCGGGCGGCTACTCGCCGGTGGACATGGATCCGCGCCGGGTGCGTCGAGTGCTGCGCAACCTGGTCGGCAACGCGATCGAGCACGGCGAGGGCCGGCCGATCGTGGTCACCGTCGACAGCAATCAGCACGCGGTGGCGGCGGGTGTACGCGATTTCGGCCTCGGCATGGACCCGGCCGACGCCGAGCGCGTGTTCGACCGGTTCTGGCGCGCCGATCCCTCCCGGCAGCGCACGATCGGTGGCACGGGGCTCGGACTGTCGATCGCTTTGGGCGACGCCACCCTGCACGGCGGTACGCTCGCGGTGTGGTCCGAGTTGGGCGTCGGGTCGAACTTCGTGCTGACCATCCCTCGCCACGACGGTGTTCTCGACGGGCCGAGCCCGGTCCCGGTGGAGCCTCAGGAGCCGCTGGCGGAACTGGGCGACGCGACGCAGCCGATCTCGATCGCGGAGATGTACTCGGAGCTGCTCGAGGGGAGGGAGGAACCGTGA
- a CDS encoding LpqB family beta-propeller domain-containing protein, with amino-acid sequence MSARRSRRLALAAALGIVALLLPACAGLPTSGDVAVGLKLGESPQDVDVLPVASGPIAGAGPEEIVEGFLEAGITTSDNWDTAREFLAPALQRSWAPSAGVSIDVGPEARTLSSTVPEDEVEQADTAEVQVQLDLVASVDGAGAYSGAPGDSSVPFALERMDDGEWRITQAPDGIVIDEARFPKVFEGYPLQWFDSSWSRLVPDMRWFPRRQSPATTVTQALVSGTPSEWLDPAVQTAFAADVQLAQDAVPITGQVAQVALTRPASGLDQTTLARMRTQLQSTLKAAGVNVTQVRFSVDGRSLDAGVVELAGTPADVGTLVLRNGEFGRIVGDEISPIPDISEQIVAIPQPILAIDVGIDDSYAVVQLDDGHVYRVAKSGRDELDARAGLVEPSLDPFGYAWSVPEGDPQAVQASGSDAAPHAVANAWPSASSISDLRVSADGARVAAVIVVGGQRWVVVAAIVRDSAGVPTELGDLVQLFQLPEPSTGLVWLGPDRLAVLASPSSPRLVLQAVGGPGSSETAPVDAISISGARTPAGVRILGAAGQLYAHAGSAWREVTEGITVLATRAGE; translated from the coding sequence GTGAGTGCACGCAGGTCGCGACGTCTCGCGCTCGCCGCCGCCCTGGGCATCGTGGCGCTGCTCCTCCCCGCCTGCGCCGGTCTGCCCACGAGCGGCGATGTCGCGGTGGGTCTCAAGCTCGGCGAGTCGCCGCAGGATGTGGACGTCCTCCCCGTCGCCTCCGGTCCCATCGCCGGAGCCGGTCCGGAGGAGATCGTCGAGGGCTTCCTGGAGGCCGGGATCACGACGTCGGACAACTGGGACACGGCGCGCGAGTTCCTCGCCCCGGCGCTGCAGCGCAGCTGGGCACCGTCGGCGGGCGTGTCGATCGACGTCGGCCCCGAGGCGCGGACGCTGTCGTCCACGGTGCCGGAGGACGAGGTGGAACAGGCGGACACCGCCGAGGTGCAGGTGCAGCTCGACCTGGTGGCGAGCGTCGACGGGGCGGGTGCCTACAGCGGCGCGCCCGGCGACTCCAGCGTCCCCTTCGCGCTGGAGCGCATGGACGACGGCGAGTGGCGCATCACCCAGGCGCCCGACGGCATCGTGATCGATGAGGCGCGGTTCCCGAAGGTGTTCGAGGGGTATCCGCTGCAGTGGTTCGACTCCTCGTGGTCGCGCCTCGTGCCGGACATGCGGTGGTTCCCCCGACGCCAGAGCCCGGCGACGACCGTCACGCAGGCGCTCGTGAGCGGAACGCCGTCGGAGTGGCTGGACCCGGCCGTGCAGACCGCGTTCGCCGCCGACGTGCAGTTGGCGCAGGACGCGGTGCCGATCACGGGACAGGTGGCTCAGGTCGCTCTGACGCGTCCGGCGTCCGGACTGGACCAGACCACGCTTGCCCGCATGCGCACGCAGTTGCAGTCCACGCTGAAGGCCGCCGGGGTGAACGTCACGCAGGTGCGCTTCAGCGTCGACGGCAGGTCCCTCGACGCGGGGGTGGTCGAGCTCGCAGGCACCCCGGCGGACGTCGGGACGCTCGTCCTGCGGAACGGCGAGTTCGGGCGGATCGTCGGCGACGAGATCTCCCCGATCCCGGACATCAGCGAGCAGATCGTCGCGATCCCGCAGCCGATCCTGGCGATCGACGTCGGCATCGACGACTCCTACGCGGTCGTGCAGCTCGACGACGGTCACGTGTACCGGGTGGCGAAGTCCGGACGCGATGAGTTGGACGCGCGCGCCGGTCTGGTCGAGCCGTCTCTCGACCCCTTCGGCTACGCGTGGTCCGTCCCGGAGGGTGATCCCCAGGCGGTGCAGGCCTCGGGGAGTGATGCGGCCCCGCACGCCGTGGCGAACGCCTGGCCGAGCGCCTCCTCCATCTCCGACCTGCGCGTGTCGGCGGACGGTGCCCGGGTCGCCGCGGTGATCGTGGTCGGCGGGCAGCGGTGGGTCGTGGTGGCGGCGATCGTGCGCGACTCGGCGGGCGTGCCGACCGAGCTCGGCGACCTCGTGCAGCTGTTCCAGCTCCCGGAGCCGTCCACCGGGCTCGTGTGGCTCGGGCCCGACCGGCTCGCCGTGCTGGCCTCTCCCAGCAGTCCGCGGCTTGTGCTGCAGGCCGTGGGCGGGCCGGGGTCGTCCGAGACGGCGCCGGTCGATGCGATCTCGATCTCCGGCGCGCGCACGCCCGCTGGTGTGCGGATCCTCGGTGCCGCCGGTCAGTTGTACGCGCACGCGGGATCGGCGTGGCGCGAGGTCACGGAGGGCATCACGGTCCTGGCGACCCGGGCGGGGGAGTGA
- a CDS encoding ComF family protein, which produces MPVPSALRSVVLEAAALLLSAVCGGCGLPGTLLCDVCRAELIPDPRAVRTPEGRNVHVALTYQGVAARCLRRLKDEGETLLARPLGSALAAVLGPAVSHGALVVPVPTSRRAFRRRGFRVPDLLVRRAGASPTRALRWTRAAHDQRSLGAMERRDNVRAAMRAVADGRGAAVVVVDDVVTTGATLDEAARALEEAGYEVIALVALAATPTNAVSG; this is translated from the coding sequence ATGCCCGTGCCCTCCGCCCTCCGTTCCGTCGTGCTCGAGGCGGCCGCGCTGCTGCTGTCGGCGGTCTGCGGCGGGTGCGGCCTGCCCGGCACGCTGCTGTGCGACGTCTGTCGAGCCGAGCTGATCCCCGACCCGCGGGCGGTGCGCACGCCCGAGGGTCGGAACGTCCACGTGGCGCTGACCTATCAGGGCGTGGCGGCGCGATGCCTGCGCCGCCTCAAAGACGAGGGCGAGACCCTCCTCGCGCGCCCGCTGGGGTCCGCGCTGGCTGCCGTGCTCGGGCCCGCGGTGAGCCACGGAGCCCTCGTCGTGCCGGTGCCGACGTCGCGCCGTGCGTTCCGGCGCCGCGGCTTCCGGGTGCCCGATCTGCTGGTGCGGCGGGCCGGGGCGAGCCCCACGCGGGCGTTGCGCTGGACCAGGGCGGCGCACGACCAGCGCAGCCTCGGCGCGATGGAGCGGCGCGACAACGTCCGCGCCGCGATGCGTGCCGTCGCGGACGGGCGCGGCGCGGCGGTCGTCGTGGTGGACGACGTGGTCACCACCGGAGCGACCCTGGACGAGGCCGCGCGGGCGCTCGAGGAGGCCGGGTATGAGGTGATCGCGCTGGTCGCGCTCGCCGCCACGCCGACGAACGCGGTATCCGGATGA
- the hpf gene encoding ribosome hibernation-promoting factor, HPF/YfiA family — protein METSIVGVGVGITDRFRTVVEEKIAKIETLAAKAQRLDVKVTHRVYRNGRVPDETVELTLIGKGPVVRAEAVDGDKFVALDLAVDKMTEQLRRAKEKRVDGRQHPRGPHFEKGSGSLEGIDVQPASVEVLHAVATGSIPVQNDEEEEYSPVVIRTKSFDAEWMTVEEAVDRMELVGHDFFLFVDARTDHPSVVYRRKGWDYGVIALSTQAPPAEALAS, from the coding sequence ATGGAAACGAGTATCGTCGGCGTCGGGGTGGGTATCACCGATCGCTTCCGCACCGTCGTCGAAGAGAAGATCGCCAAGATCGAGACTCTCGCAGCCAAGGCGCAACGTCTGGACGTCAAGGTCACCCACCGCGTGTATCGAAACGGGCGCGTTCCCGATGAGACGGTCGAGCTGACGCTCATCGGCAAGGGTCCCGTGGTCCGGGCCGAGGCGGTCGACGGCGACAAGTTCGTCGCGCTGGATCTCGCGGTCGACAAGATGACGGAGCAGTTGCGCCGCGCGAAGGAGAAGCGCGTCGACGGACGCCAGCACCCGCGCGGCCCGCACTTCGAGAAGGGCAGCGGATCGCTCGAGGGCATCGACGTGCAGCCGGCCTCGGTCGAGGTCCTGCACGCCGTCGCGACCGGCAGCATCCCCGTGCAGAACGACGAGGAAGAGGAGTACTCGCCCGTCGTCATCCGCACCAAGAGCTTCGATGCGGAGTGGATGACCGTGGAGGAGGCGGTCGACCGGATGGAGCTCGTCGGGCACGACTTCTTCCTCTTCGTCGATGCCCGCACCGACCATCCCAGCGTGGTGTATCGCCGCAAGGGCTGGGACTACGGCGTGATCGCGCTGAGCACGCAGGCACCGCCGGCGGAGGCACTCGCCTCCTGA
- a CDS encoding PadR family transcriptional regulator, translating into MSVRHSLLAILDQGACYGYQLRHEFARRTGSTWTLNVGQIYNTLERLERDGMVQRGDADEHGHVYWRITPDGSAEVARWLSDPVERIQPAREELAVKVAMAATLPGVDAADVIRAQRASSERRLAALRDAAFTGHDADSAEALAWSLVTDSMIFAAEAEVRWLEHTERRLAAHPHPQLALGLATERPKRGRPAGAAQQRRPEPVA; encoded by the coding sequence ATGTCCGTCCGCCACAGCCTGCTCGCCATCCTCGATCAGGGCGCCTGCTACGGGTACCAGCTCCGTCACGAGTTCGCCCGTCGAACGGGGTCGACCTGGACCCTGAACGTGGGACAGATCTACAACACGCTCGAACGACTCGAGCGCGACGGCATGGTGCAGCGGGGCGACGCCGACGAGCACGGCCACGTGTACTGGCGGATCACGCCGGACGGATCGGCCGAGGTGGCCCGCTGGCTGTCCGACCCCGTCGAGCGGATCCAACCGGCGCGCGAAGAGCTCGCCGTCAAGGTCGCGATGGCGGCGACGCTCCCCGGGGTCGACGCCGCCGACGTCATCCGCGCGCAGCGCGCGTCCTCTGAGCGCCGACTCGCGGCTCTGCGCGACGCCGCCTTCACCGGTCACGACGCCGACAGCGCGGAGGCTCTGGCCTGGTCGCTCGTGACCGACTCCATGATCTTCGCGGCCGAGGCCGAGGTGCGGTGGCTGGAGCACACCGAGCGCCGTCTCGCCGCACACCCGCATCCTCAGCTCGCGCTCGGTCTCGCGACCGAGCGGCCCAAGCGCGGCCGCCCCGCCGGAGCCGCGCAGCAGCGTCGGCCCGAACCCGTCGCCTGA
- the secA gene encoding preprotein translocase subunit SecA: MANPLEKLLRAGEGRIIRRLNQVVKAVNALEDDISELTDDELRNETAELRARYEKGETLDQLMPEAFAAVREAAKRTLGMRAYDVQIMGGAALHLGNIAEMKTGEGKTLVATFPAYLNAIAGKGVHVITVNDFLANYQAELMGRVYRALGMTTGIIVSGQTPAVRREQYAADITYGTNNEFGFDYLRDNMAWRKEDLVQREHFFAIVDEVDSILIDEARTPLIISGPSSGEANRWFAEFAKIARTLEAGVDYEVDEKKRTVGVLEPGIEKVEDYLGIDNLYESANTPLISFLNNSIKALALFKRDTDYVVMNDEVMIVDEHTGRILVGRRYNEGIHQAIEAKEGVPVKAENQTLATVTLQNYFRLYEKLAGMTGTAETEAAEFMSTYKLGVIPIPTNRPMIRKDQSDLVYKNETAKFAQVVEDIAERHAAGQPVLVGTVSVEKSEYLSRLLAKKGIKHEVLNAKNHAREAEIVARAGRLGAVTVATNMAGRGTDIMLGGNAEFLAVQELKSKGLDPVETPDEYEVAWDETYEAMKAVVAEEATKVIEAGGLYVLGTERHESRRIDNQLRGRSGRQGDPGESRFYLSLTDDLMRLFQSGAAEAILARTNFPDDVPIESGLVSRAIRSAQSQVEARNAEMRKNVLKYDDVLNRQREAIYADRRHILQGDDIADRVQHFIEDAISGVVRDHTGEGHNESWDFDALWTELKTLYPVGVTIDEVVSEAAGRKGGITAEGLTRELLSDAKIAYEKREESLGEAATRELERRVVLQVLDRRWRDHLYEMDYLKDGIGLRAMAQRDPLIEYQREGYAMFQSMMGQIKEESVGYLYNLEVEVRRVGDAQTAEVEAKGLATDGGEQRLEYSAANDAGEVEVRNDRGQVQQAATDRLRQAAARAQTPPSAPEEEAPRGAFGQRTEAPAPAAGNREQRRAQGKKKK; the protein is encoded by the coding sequence GTGGCCAATCCTCTTGAGAAGCTGCTGCGCGCCGGTGAAGGACGCATCATCCGTCGCCTCAATCAGGTGGTCAAGGCCGTGAACGCCCTGGAAGACGACATCTCGGAGCTCACGGACGACGAGCTCCGCAACGAGACGGCGGAGCTCCGCGCGCGGTACGAGAAGGGGGAGACCCTCGACCAGCTCATGCCGGAGGCCTTCGCGGCAGTGCGCGAGGCGGCCAAGCGGACCCTGGGCATGCGCGCCTACGACGTGCAGATCATGGGTGGCGCGGCGCTCCACCTCGGCAACATCGCCGAGATGAAGACCGGTGAGGGCAAGACCCTGGTTGCGACCTTCCCGGCCTACCTCAACGCCATCGCCGGCAAGGGCGTGCACGTGATCACCGTGAACGACTTCCTCGCGAACTACCAGGCCGAGCTGATGGGACGCGTTTACCGCGCCCTCGGCATGACCACCGGCATCATCGTCTCCGGGCAGACTCCGGCGGTGCGTCGCGAGCAGTACGCCGCCGACATCACCTACGGCACGAACAACGAGTTCGGCTTCGACTATCTGCGCGACAACATGGCCTGGCGCAAGGAAGACCTCGTCCAGCGCGAGCACTTCTTCGCGATCGTCGACGAGGTCGACTCGATCCTCATCGACGAGGCCCGGACGCCGCTCATCATCTCCGGACCCTCCTCGGGGGAGGCGAACCGCTGGTTCGCGGAGTTCGCCAAGATCGCCCGCACGCTCGAGGCCGGTGTGGACTACGAGGTCGACGAGAAGAAGCGCACGGTCGGTGTGCTCGAGCCGGGCATCGAGAAGGTCGAGGACTACCTCGGCATCGACAACCTCTACGAGTCGGCGAACACCCCGTTGATCTCGTTCCTCAACAACTCGATCAAGGCGCTCGCCCTGTTCAAGCGCGACACCGACTACGTCGTGATGAACGACGAGGTCATGATCGTCGACGAGCACACCGGACGCATCCTCGTCGGCCGCCGTTACAACGAGGGCATCCACCAGGCGATCGAGGCCAAGGAGGGCGTGCCCGTCAAGGCCGAGAACCAGACGCTCGCGACGGTCACCCTGCAGAACTACTTCCGCCTCTACGAGAAGCTGGCCGGCATGACCGGTACGGCCGAGACCGAGGCCGCGGAGTTCATGTCCACCTACAAGCTCGGCGTCATCCCGATCCCGACCAACCGGCCGATGATCCGTAAGGACCAGTCCGACCTCGTCTACAAGAACGAGACGGCGAAGTTCGCCCAGGTCGTCGAGGACATCGCGGAGCGGCACGCCGCCGGCCAGCCCGTGCTCGTCGGCACGGTCAGCGTCGAGAAGAGCGAGTACCTCTCGCGGCTGCTGGCCAAGAAGGGCATCAAGCACGAGGTCCTGAACGCGAAGAACCACGCGCGTGAGGCCGAGATCGTCGCGCGCGCCGGCCGCCTGGGGGCCGTCACCGTCGCCACGAACATGGCCGGTCGCGGTACCGACATCATGCTCGGCGGCAACGCCGAGTTCCTCGCGGTGCAGGAACTGAAGTCCAAGGGCCTCGACCCGGTCGAGACCCCCGACGAGTACGAGGTCGCGTGGGACGAGACCTACGAGGCCATGAAGGCCGTGGTCGCGGAGGAGGCCACCAAGGTCATCGAGGCCGGGGGACTGTACGTCCTCGGCACGGAGCGGCATGAGTCCCGTCGTATCGACAACCAGCTCCGCGGTCGTTCCGGTCGTCAGGGCGACCCGGGCGAGAGCCGGTTCTACCTCAGCCTGACCGACGACCTCATGCGCCTGTTCCAGTCCGGCGCCGCCGAGGCGATCTTGGCCCGCACCAACTTCCCCGACGACGTGCCGATCGAGTCCGGCCTGGTCTCCCGCGCGATCCGCAGCGCCCAGTCGCAGGTCGAGGCGCGCAACGCCGAGATGCGCAAGAACGTCCTCAAGTACGACGACGTGCTGAACCGGCAGCGCGAGGCGATCTACGCCGACCGTCGCCACATCCTGCAGGGCGACGACATCGCCGACCGGGTGCAGCACTTCATCGAGGACGCGATCAGCGGCGTCGTGCGCGACCACACCGGCGAGGGTCACAACGAGAGCTGGGACTTCGACGCGCTGTGGACCGAGCTCAAGACGCTCTATCCGGTCGGAGTGACCATCGACGAGGTCGTGTCGGAGGCTGCGGGCCGCAAGGGCGGGATCACCGCGGAGGGTCTCACGCGCGAGCTGCTGTCCGACGCGAAGATCGCGTACGAGAAGCGCGAGGAGTCGCTGGGCGAGGCCGCCACGCGTGAGCTGGAGCGCCGTGTGGTGCTGCAGGTGCTCGACCGCCGCTGGCGCGACCACCTCTACGAGATGGACTACCTGAAGGACGGCATTGGCCTGCGCGCCATGGCCCAGCGCGACCCGCTCATCGAGTACCAGCGCGAGGGGTACGCGATGTTCCAGTCGATGATGGGGCAGATCAAGGAGGAGTCCGTCGGCTACCTCTACAACCTCGAGGTCGAGGTGCGCCGCGTCGGCGATGCGCAGACCGCGGAGGTCGAGGCGAAGGGCCTCGCCACCGACGGGGGCGAGCAGCGACTGGAGTACTCCGCCGCGAACGACGCCGGCGAGGTCGAGGTGCGCAACGACCGCGGGCAGGTGCAGCAGGCGGCGACCGACCGTCTGCGTCAGGCGGCCGCACGGGCGCAGACACCCCCGTCCGCCCCCGAGGAGGAGGCGCCGCGCGGCGCGTTCGGCCAGCGCACCGAGGCCCCCGCACCGGCCGCCGGCAACCGCGAGCAGCGTCGGGCGCAGGGCAAGAAGAAGAAGTGA
- a CDS encoding pyridoxal phosphate-dependent aminotransferase has translation MTPSRTFDQSSKLKNVLYEIRGNALVEAARLEAEGHRILKLNTGNPAIFGFDAPHQIVHDMLAALPTAHGYSDSKGIISARRAVVSRYEQVEGFPRFDPDDVYLGNGVSELITMTMQALLDEGDEVLIPTPDYPLWTAMTSLAGGTPVHYVCDENDGWQPDLEDLRSKITPRTKAMVIINPNNPTGVVYSRAVLEGLVQIAREHQLLILSDEIYDRILFDDAVHIPTATLAPDLLCLTFNGLSKTYRVAGYRSGWMVITGPQDHAKGFIEGITLLASTRLCPNVPAQHAVQAALSGVQSIDALIAPTGRLHEQRDIAWEGLEAIPGVTCVKPQGALYAFPRLDPEVHEIRDDAKLVYDLLVSEHILVVQGTGFNWPNPDHLRLVTLPEPRVLSEAVERLGNFLSSYRQ, from the coding sequence ATGACACCATCGCGCACCTTCGACCAGTCGTCGAAGCTCAAGAACGTCCTGTACGAGATTCGCGGAAACGCCCTCGTCGAGGCGGCGCGACTGGAGGCAGAGGGCCACCGGATCCTCAAGCTGAACACGGGCAACCCCGCGATCTTCGGCTTCGACGCCCCGCATCAGATCGTGCACGACATGCTGGCAGCCCTTCCCACGGCGCACGGCTACAGCGACAGCAAGGGCATCATCTCCGCGCGACGCGCCGTGGTGAGCCGGTACGAGCAGGTCGAGGGCTTCCCGCGGTTCGACCCCGACGACGTGTACCTCGGCAACGGCGTGTCCGAGCTCATCACCATGACCATGCAGGCGCTGCTCGACGAGGGCGACGAGGTGCTGATCCCGACGCCCGACTATCCGCTGTGGACCGCCATGACCAGCCTCGCGGGTGGCACGCCGGTGCACTACGTGTGCGATGAGAACGACGGCTGGCAGCCCGATCTGGAAGATCTCCGGTCCAAGATCACGCCGCGGACCAAAGCCATGGTCATCATCAACCCGAACAACCCGACCGGTGTCGTGTACTCGCGCGCGGTGCTGGAGGGCCTGGTGCAGATCGCCAGGGAGCATCAGCTGCTCATTCTGTCGGACGAGATCTACGACCGCATCCTGTTCGACGATGCGGTGCACATCCCCACGGCGACCCTCGCGCCCGACCTGCTGTGCCTCACGTTCAACGGGCTCTCGAAGACGTATCGCGTGGCGGGCTACCGCTCGGGGTGGATGGTGATCACGGGGCCGCAGGACCATGCGAAGGGCTTCATCGAGGGCATCACACTGCTGGCGTCGACCCGGCTGTGCCCGAACGTGCCCGCGCAGCACGCCGTGCAGGCGGCGCTCTCCGGGGTGCAGTCGATCGATGCGCTGATCGCGCCGACCGGTCGCCTGCACGAGCAGCGGGACATCGCATGGGAAGGCCTGGAGGCGATCCCGGGGGTGACGTGCGTGAAGCCCCAGGGGGCGCTGTACGCCTTCCCGCGTCTCGACCCCGAGGTGCATGAGATCCGTGACGACGCGAAGCTGGTGTACGACCTGCTGGTGTCGGAGCACATCCTGGTCGTGCAGGGCACCGGATTCAACTGGCCGAACCCCGATCACCTGCGGTTGGTGACCCTGCCAGAGCCGCGAGTGCTGAGCGAAGCCGTCGAGCGACTGGGGAACTTCCTCTCGAGCTACCGCCAGTAG
- a CDS encoding AAA family ATPase produces the protein MVLVALPKDRADQLAAELLLEGVDAVAIDGPSSVREHLHAGVDAVIVPASRDALTPDLIAACDRAGVRIVALGDSDSRLLARLGLPSALRTDAPGWEVAAALHAEASPAVAETPRSASPRIIAVWGPQGAPGRSTVAIQLAVELARTGRRTALLDADTVAPSLALLLGLGDDAPGIAAACRRAETGALDSAELARLAARVGAGGVEFDVLCGINRPTRWPELSAHRLHVLLAACREWAEETVVDVAAAVDADDEATYDLVGPRRHAATAATLAEADRIVAVAAADPVGISRFLRDHAEVRRLVGSTPITVVVNAVRPGPLGIDARGQVRRTLERFAGITDIVFLPFDQRAADAALLHARPMADLTPRSALVAGVRRLALSLSPAPAVAAPTGGSSRGSSPVARRLRSALAALAGSPTAGDRGSAS, from the coding sequence ATGGTCCTGGTCGCGCTCCCGAAGGATCGGGCGGACCAGCTCGCGGCCGAGCTCCTCCTGGAAGGAGTGGACGCGGTCGCCATCGATGGTCCGTCGAGCGTTCGCGAGCATCTTCACGCCGGCGTGGATGCGGTGATCGTTCCCGCCTCGCGCGACGCGCTGACTCCGGACCTGATCGCCGCATGTGACCGGGCGGGTGTCCGTATCGTGGCGCTCGGCGATTCCGACAGTCGTCTCCTGGCACGACTCGGCCTTCCGTCGGCGCTGCGCACGGATGCCCCCGGCTGGGAGGTGGCGGCAGCGCTCCACGCGGAGGCCTCGCCCGCCGTCGCCGAGACGCCTCGGAGCGCCTCCCCGAGGATCATCGCGGTCTGGGGGCCCCAGGGAGCTCCCGGCCGCTCGACGGTCGCGATCCAGTTGGCCGTGGAGCTGGCGCGCACGGGCCGCCGCACAGCGCTGCTGGATGCGGACACGGTCGCTCCCTCGCTCGCGCTTCTCCTCGGGCTCGGCGACGACGCCCCGGGAATCGCCGCTGCCTGCCGCCGCGCGGAGACCGGGGCACTCGACAGCGCCGAGCTCGCCAGGCTGGCGGCACGCGTCGGCGCGGGCGGTGTGGAGTTCGACGTGCTGTGCGGCATCAATCGTCCGACTCGCTGGCCCGAACTCTCGGCGCATCGACTCCACGTCCTCCTCGCGGCCTGCCGGGAGTGGGCGGAGGAGACGGTGGTCGACGTGGCAGCCGCGGTCGACGCCGACGACGAGGCGACCTACGATCTGGTCGGCCCTCGCCGCCACGCGGCAACCGCGGCGACCCTCGCCGAAGCCGACCGGATCGTGGCCGTCGCGGCCGCCGACCCGGTCGGCATCAGCCGCTTCCTCCGAGACCACGCCGAGGTCCGCCGACTCGTCGGCTCCACGCCCATCACGGTGGTGGTCAACGCCGTACGCCCCGGGCCGCTCGGCATCGATGCCCGGGGACAGGTCCGCCGGACTCTCGAACGGTTCGCCGGGATCACCGACATCGTCTTCCTGCCGTTCGACCAGCGCGCGGCAGACGCGGCCCTGCTGCATGCGCGGCCCATGGCCGACCTCACACCGCGTTCCGCCCTCGTCGCGGGGGTGCGTCGACTCGCGCTGTCGCTCTCCCCCGCGCCCGCCGTCGCCGCGCCTACTGGCGGTAGCTCGAGAGGAAGTTCCCCAGTCGCTCGACGGCTTCGCTCAGCACTCGCGGCTCTGGCAGGGTCACCAACCGCAGGTGATCGGGGTTCGGCCAGTTGA